A single genomic interval of Danio aesculapii chromosome 5, fDanAes4.1, whole genome shotgun sequence harbors:
- the dpm2 gene encoding dolichol phosphate-mannose biosynthesis regulatory protein, translating into MFYNTCGSGTFIMATGADQAVGFGLVGFSLLLFTYYSIWVIVLPFVDSDHVIHSYFLPREYSVILPGIAALILLLFVGTFIGIVTWKNRKPKKVD; encoded by the exons ATGTTTTACAACACATGCGGAAGTGGCACGTTCATAATG GCAACCGGAGCAGATCAAGCTGTTGGCTTTGGACTCGTTGGCTTTAGTCTTTTGCTGTTCACGTATTATTCCATTTGGGTGATAGTCTTG CCCTTTGTAGACAGTGACCATGTGATCCACAGCTATTTTCTTCCACGAGAATATTCAGTCATACTTCCTGGCATCGCAGCATTAATCCTCTTGCTCTTTGTTG gcaCGTTCATAGGGATCGTAACATGGAAGAATCGAAAGCCTAAGAAAGTTGATTAA